A stretch of DNA from Coccidioides posadasii str. Silveira chromosome 4, complete sequence:
cTGTAATAAGAAGTGAAGGGCGTTAGGATATACCTTGGCTGGTTTCTTCGTTTGGCGGGGGATCATTTTGTACTCCTGGCGGAGGAACCGGATTCCCGGTCAAGCTTTGCAGAAAGGGTGGGATGGTGGTCTGGGAATGCGCATGTGGTGTCAGCACCAGGAGTCGCTGAggatttgatattctattGGCATTCTTCTGAGTCTGTGCTGTAGCCCCGGAGGCCGTTAAAGACATGATGATCGAGGTGCGATGAGGGTGGAGCGGAGTGGAATAAAGGAACCAAGAAACGCGGGGCGGAAGTCGAAGAACCCAACGAGAGGAAAGCGTTCAGTCTTTTATACCATATCAATGGGGTCAGACTAACTTCACTGCTGCTCCCTGACTCTTTTGATCTATTCCGTACAAGCAGTTAAAATGCAAAGTGATTGAATACAAACTGTTACTTGTCTTGGGTATCGTGCAAGGGCACCTACTACGCTACGCGGGGAGCTGAGAGCCTTGAACTGTAAATAGCCATTCACATCAAGTGCATTGGATTTTATGTTACTTGAAGCTGGGTTTGGTAGGATCCCAATAATATATATGGCCCACCTTCCGATGAAGTAACTGGAGGGCTAGTCATTAACACAGACCGCGGCAGTTGAAAAATCAATCTTCTCGTTTCGTCCCAAGCGTTAGAACAGGCAATCAATTATCTCatgagaaaaagaaaaagggttTCAGCGTCGCCCATGTAGAATTAAACCTCCCACGCCTCATCGCCAGCCGTTATCTATCAAGGAGCCCCAAAAGTAGGCTGATAAACGCACAACCGCCACGGTGGATATGTCCGTGAAGGACAGGCAGGCATGTTTCAGCACCGTGGCCATTTCTACATGCTGTCTCCGGTATCTTCGTGAGTCTTTCACATCACATCACACCTAACCTCGTCGCTGACCACGGGCTCTGTTGACCGTCGCTCTGCCTCGAGCCAAACCAACACCTCTTCCGCGCTGACCTCTTGTTCGGAACATCGGTGCGTTTCTATATAGAAAACGGCACCCGTTAGTATCGAACATACCCATCTAGCGAAAAAACCCAAaaatccccccccccccccccccccaaaaaaaaaaaagacgcGCCATGGCACACGTCAGAAGCGCAAAGGATCAGACATACCGCAACATATCTGGAACAATAAAGAATCTGACATGGCTTCCACGAATGTAGACTTGGTCGAGATGCGAAACACGACCGTCGCGCGCCGTGACGGTAATATCTTTCAGTTGGACGTTCATGTTATCTTCGGCTAAGCGTCGCGAAAAACAAAAACTGTTAGCGTTGTTCCCATTACTATCCAGTGTGCTCCCTCCAAGTATAAGTGCGTGGGATTGCGAATTAGGAGAGATATGTCGCGGGAAGTAGAGCGGGATGTATTGCGCACCTTCTAGGAGCTTTCCTCTGTAGACCTGGCCGGATGTGATTTCGAGGGTGACGACATGGCCCTGGGAGCAGTGCACACGAGTCAGCATATGCATTATGGCTAGCATGCGGCATGGTGCCACTCCGGGGGCAGCATGTGTAGATCAAGGCGGGTGGCAAAGCCGACTCACCTGGGCTTCGTTGAGAAGCTTGATTGGAATGCCGATTGTGCTGGTTAGCTTGCCCATGGTGGGTGGTGATTATTCGAATTTGGGGGTGGGGGGGAAACAGAAGACAGCTCAGgcagaaaggaaaaggaactTCCAAGCAGCTATTTGTGAGGCGTGTGAGTGAGTGGGTGAATGCGCAAAATGATGCTGAAGCCGACACGCAGCGAGTCTTTTCGCTGAAGGTTGGAGAGTGGCGCACGGGCCAACATCAGATCCAAAAGTCAccaagatgatgatgatgatgatgatgaagacaaAACAAACTATGCGCAACAGCTCTCTGCCCGTCACTGGCATGGCTCCGCTCCCACAGGGCATAGAGATGTGATTCTACTACCAATTGATCGTATTCCAAAGCACTCTACCCCAATCTCCTCAAAATCTGCGGCTTGTCGACCAGCTTCACCATGCGCCCGCTCAACAGCAACATCCCAGCCTTCAATCTCACCATCTCCACGCTCCTCCGCCAGCCCTCCTACCTGCTCCCAAACTACACCATCCCAACCCTCCTCGACCTCCCACACGACCTAGGCCCGCACCTCCTCCCGCCCTCCTCTACCGCAACCCACCGGCGCCCGCCCCCGACCATCCGTGCCCTCGTCCTCGACAAAGACAACACCTTCACACCCCCCAACACCCTCTCTATCCCCCCTAGCTACCTCTCCAAGCTACATGCACTGCGTACCGACCCATCCTCCCCCTTCAATCTCACCCATAACCCGCACGGCATCCTCATCGTCTCCAACACCTCCGGCAGCAACCCAGACCAACCCATCTACGCCGCCGAAGCCACCACGCTCGAATCCCACCTTCACGACCTGCGCATCCCCGTCTTCCGCTCCCCACCCCTCCAACACCACCCCGGTGGCCACAAGACACCGCTGAAGAAACCATTTTCGTTCCCCGCCGTCCTGAAATATCTCATGGCACGCAACGTCGTTGAGTCGCCTGCGGAGATCGCTGTGGTGGGAGATCGCTTGGGCACAGATGTGTTAATGGCGAGCTTGATGGGTGCGTGGAGTGTTTGGGTTCGTGATGGGGTGACGGAGGGGGGGAAGGGTGAGGGGCGGGGTAGGCAAGGGGTGGATTATCGTGGTGTGCTGGCTAAGTTAGAGGCAAGGTTGGAAGCGTATCTGAGGAGAAGAGGTGTGAAACCTTCGGTGCCGAAGGGATGGGAGGGAGCGGACTGATGTGAGCCAAGAGATGACGGATGATATTTTGGCCAGTGATTGCCCTTGTGACAGGTGGTTTCCTGGAGGTTTTCCTTTCTTAAATATTGCGATGACGGCAAAATAGGGTTGGCGTTGTGAGGGTTTGTTCACTCCAGTTCATTGGCGTAAGAATAAGATACTCATTGATAGGTATACATAGGTCCCGCTATAAGATACAAAAAAAGAGGATCAATTCCGCTCccagagaaaaaaaaaaataacaaaTAGGAAAGCAGAATGACAGAGGAAAAAATAGGGCACAAACTATGAATCAATTTCATCCCCAGTcatcagaaaaagaaaaagaagcaagcACCTCCCACTCTCTCAAAGAAGTCTCCCCATTCGTAAACATCCAAAAGTCAATTACGTCCTTAATTCCTCTGGTAGCCCGTTTTCGCTCGCTCGCAACTTCGGCAAGGGTTGCACCAGAGACAGACGGTGCTTTCGGGAGCAGAGAATCCGCCAAAGGCCGTGGCATCGTCCGAGATATTAGGCCGCATACTCAGAGCCTCCAAGCTGGGAAAGCTGGCTGCTAGAGAGCAATGAACAAAATCACCCACTGATAGTTGGGATAGGGGAAGCTTTATGAAGGGGCAAAAAAAGTGGAGTAGAGCAATTAAGAGGTCTCTGACAAAACGTTGTCTGGACGAATGGAAAGAAATGAATAAAATAGGAATatataaaagaagagaagggggaaaaaagggggggttggagagagaaaagataaaGGCAATGGAGAAGCGAATCAACCTCAAACCCCAATCCCATCCGAAGTTCCCTCGAAAATACACGCGTAAAATAGCAGGAATGGTATGATGAATAAAAAATCGATAGATCATAATAAAATGAAAAGCCATTCTGATGGATAGGAATAGAAACTAAAATAAAAAAACGtaacagaaaaaaaaaaaaaaaaaaggaaaagaaaagaaaaaagaacttCACGCTTCAAataagaaaaacaaaaaaggccAGGGAAAATAAGTGGATATTTCAATTTCAAGAATTGAGCggaattcaaagaatatagcGTCTACAGGCCCAGCCGTAGGCAAGGATGTAAAGGCATGAGTAGGGGGCTTTTTGGCGGTATGTTCTCCAGTAAGAATTTCCCGGTTCAAGTGCAAGACGGAATGCCGTAGATTCACAGTgctttttcaattttttGAGGATTTTAAAACAGACTTGGCTGTGATGAGCGAATCGTGGTGATAAAAATGTCGCATGGTTAAAGAAGATAATGCAGATGATATGCATGTAGGTAACAGGCTAATTCACGCATTTCCAGCGACGTTCTCGTCCGGTATATTCCTAAGATATGTTCCGCGGGTCGACAGCTGTTCACGCTCCAAATTCATGTGGGATATTTGATcaattatatattaaaaaAGGTGACCCAAAACCAAGAGATGCTGTTGCGATTCGATGGTTGCTCTTCTAAAAGAACCAAGTATTAAGAATCGGCACCCAGCGACATTGGATCCACTGTGTCGAAGGAAAGCATGCCATGGAAATCAACGCCATTATCTGAAGCTCCTTGATCATGGAGGCCTTGCAATGTTAAGGCGAAAGTGGTATCATCCATTGGGGGTGAGGGCATCGAGACATTTAAGTTCTGCTTGGAATACATCTCGCTCAGGAGGAGACCGTCGTCAGGCAGCGAAGATGCTGGGTCATTTGAAACGGGAAACATTTCAGCGGGAGAACTACGTTGCGTAGTGGTAAGTGGTGGTGACTGGTCTGCTATGCTAGGTTCGGCCTGACTAACATGAGACAGTGGAGATGCCGAGTGTGCAATGACATTGCCATGGTCGACCATCGACGAAGGTGACAAGAACGGGACATTGTATGGCGCGCCCAAGTGAGTCGTCTGTGGCTGGTCGGGGGGAGCCGTGGTCGCAAAAAGAGATGGGCTTGCGAATTCTGGAGGAGAAGCCGTCGCTGCAGACATGGGATAATTGTGGAAATCGAGATTGTAGCCAGCAGAAGTGTCAACCTGTAACGCACCTGCAACCCCATTCACCGGGATATGCGTCTGGGGTACAGGAGCAAAGATATTCGGATTGGGTTGGAACTGCGTCGACGGGTTCTGAACGTGGAAGGATGGCATGGGTGTTTGCATCGCGGAGAAATCAACTGGAACGGGCACGGAACGACTGCGCTGGCGTTTATGGCCACGCGGTGGATGTAGCCCCATACCAAAATGATTTTCCTGGTAGATCGCAGACTGGCGACGGGCCATTTGGTTTGGCTGTGAAGCTGGGCGATGGATGATGTGCGGAGACACTGGAGCCGACGCGAAACCGGTAAAGCCATAGTGGATATGACGATTCTGAAAGGATTCCAAGGATACTAGCTTCGCCAATTGAACGCTGAGGACCTTTGGGTGGCCGCCTCCAAGATGGTGAACAAGAGATTTGGTGGCCTGCTGATCTTCTGTGAAGTCACCACACTGATAGAAGCCACCGGAGTTGGACGAATCCATGTAGAAATTTGGAGGACGATTTAGTTCGATGACAATTCCACCAAACTTTGGAGGGGTAGCATCACCGGTTGGACCGGGTTCCGCAGGTTCCAAGGCgatattcttgatatatGAAAACGGATACTCGATCTTGTATCCTGCAGAGTCATTGTTGATATAGTATGTCATACAAGACTTGTCCGGTGAATAAAAGATGACCAAGTCCATCGTGTTTTGGCCAACACGTCTCCACGTTCCAACTCTCAGGGAGCGACAGGAGAAGTGGGATATCACTGGCGACAGGAAAGAGTTGGTTAGAACTGACGGTGACCAACAGCTGTCCGCGGGATAAAACGGGAACATACCGATTTTGCTGGACGAGGTCGGTGCATTAAGCATCGGGTCACCAGAACCATAGCCCCGATTGAACAAATTACGGGATTTGGAAGGGTCCCAATGCAAGGCCAAGTACTGGCGCATCGATTCAGGCACGGAATCACAATCTTCGCCGGTCTCAATTCCTCTTTTCGCAATCATCTTGATCTTGGCTCGTCTGTGAGAGAAAGTTTTAGGGGTTAGCCAAGTACTCCTCACAAAGATCAGATGCTAAAAACCCAATCCTTCCAACACGTACCGATTCTGGAACCAGATCTGAACCGAGCGTTCAGTCATGTTGATCTCCTCCGCGATTCTCTCGCGCACTGCGGCAGTTGGCGTGgggttcttgttgaattCCATCTCCAAAGTCACAAGCTGGTCTTGAGTGGCACGTTGACGCTTATGGTTCTTTTGCTGCTGAGTGAGCGTGCTTTTTCGCGGAGGACGTCGTGAAGGAcgttgttgctgctgctgttgttgttgttgttggaCAGAGGTAGCAGGGCCTGAAGCACCGGAATTCGTCGGCGCATTAGCCATCGCGGGAGCAACGGGCGGTGCAGGGGCGCCCGAAGGAGCAGATATGCTCTGAGACTCCTGCTTCAGTGACATGCTGGTCGAGTATCTTAGTCTCCTCAGTGAAGATCTAAGGTGATCGCTAGAGGATACGGGAAAGGAGGTTCGGGTAGGGGGggttgtgtgtgtgtatgttTGTGTGGTCAGTCGATGAGGGCacttgagaaaagaaaagaaaagaatgtATTTGGTCGCGAGCCAGTCGACAAGCAGCGATGAATCGTCAGATCGTAGAAACTCGAGGCATCAAGCTCGAGGATGGTTTCTTGTTTTGCTGAAGAGAGCGGACGGGGGTAACAATAAGGGTTTGAAACGAACGTAGGCGTCGAGAGCCGGTGGGATGTGCGGAAGATGATGGTGGTCTTGCGACGCTTCAACCGCAGTTCAAAACGTAGGGACGTTTGGAAAGTGGCGTATTCCCGGATGAATCAACGCTGGAGCATCCCAGGACCAGGGTGGATGACGGGGCGAAAGGtccagaagaagaaaagaatcaagaaacGACAGGAGTCGCTGGACCAAGGCAGCGACAGGGAACAGTATCAAGCCGGTAAGGCGAGGTTTGGTGGTCAGTCAGTCGGGGGGGTTATCCAAAGAATGTCGTCGTCGATTGCCACGAAGAGTGATGGACTGAGGGccaagaaaaagaatgggATGGACAGCTAGGAAAGGAAAAGCGTATCTGGTATCACGAAGGAGTGTGGAGTGGAAGCCGTGAAGGAGTGAACGGACAATCCTGATAAGAGAGATAATTCTTGTTGAAAAGGAGAGGGGGAaccaagaaagaaaaaataaaaaataaaaagaggaTGAAAATGAATGTGAAAGGAGAGTAAGAAGGTGATGTGGCAGAGAGGGGAAAAGGAGGGTGTGGGGgaaaaagaataaagagTGCCTGAGaccaaagagaaaaaagatggttgagaaagagaagaaagagagcgaagggagagagacagacacacagagagagagagagagagagagacagagacagagacagagagagcaACGCTGCAGCGAGACTGAGCGTCACGGCGAAACAGCCCAGCCAAGCCCGGATGAGGTCAAGCCAAACACCGCCCAGGGGACCGTCCAAATACCCCGCTAGGCCTGTTTCGGTATCCTTCCAGACCCTGCCGTCAGACGTGGTACATTCCTTTACACTGCAGAGTGTAAGACACACCAGGTCACTCCTCCTCCTACCCTAGCGTAATTATCCCGGGTGCATCTGCCGTACGGGTGGTGTTTTGTGACGCTGCCAGCACAGCCAAACCTTACCCAATCCAGAACTAGCGCCGTCAGGTACCCTTCCCGAACCGGCTTAGCGGCTGCTCGATCCCAACGGTGCGCTTTCTGATTGGAATATCTGCAGCGCCCGATTAAGTTTAGCTTCCGCCTAAGCGAAGAGTTCGCGCGTGCTGATTGGCTGCGTGCCTGGCCATTTTCGGTTGCTCAGCGGACCCGATCCGGACTAGCGGCGCCACAAGCATGCGCTTTCCAAGTTTGTTTGTGCGTGCATCATGATGACTAATCACACTGCCTAAACAACCCCAAGAAGGGAAGGAGAGAACTATAGGGAAAAATTGGGGGAAGGAGGGGTAGCACTGGACGTCTCTCTCGCTcgccttctctctctctctctctctctccatccTTGCTCCTCAACCTCGCCTTTCACTTCATGCAGACGATCAGACAATGTGGTCTCACCGAGTTCATCCAGGACGACGTCACCAGACCGTTGCTCGTCCAGAAACAGCCAAGTACCATGCCGCCATGAGTGCGGAGACATGCTCCGTTTGAGGTCCCTCCCCGCCAAGAGCGATACCCAGAGAGTCTTGCCAGCTATCGCGGCCTGAGCATCGACCGTCAATGCCAAAACAGACGAGGGAATGGGCGAAGCAGTCATGGGGTTGCACCGTTGCAGCAACTCGACTCCTGCAGGCGATGGTTCACGCCCCGTTTGCCACTCCTGGCGTCCAAATCCGGTCCGCCCTGTACCCACATGGGGATGTTTGAAACTCACCCTGGCAAAGGCCATATCCCAGACCCCGTGTCCCGTACCGACAGATCTGGAAACATCGTCTCCCCGCTTGACCCGAGGAATGATCGCTGCTGGGAGCTGGGTTTGACATTTTCCTCTCTCCTTCCCACACATATGCGGCTGTGGAGTAGTCCGTACAACCTCCCGAATTCTCGGATATTTAAGAAGCTTCTCCGTCCGGAGTACAAAGCTCCTATTGATCTGCCCTAAGATaatggatgaagaagaaaaaaactGACACCGCATATGCAGGGGTGCGTTTGTCTATTCATAGCGCTCAGATGAGAAGCAAACACCCCATCAATTGATTCAATTCGCGCCAATTTGGAAACAGGTACATACAAGCCCTGCGTACCATGCGATTCTTCCCCCCTCTCTTCTCTGACATGCAGCTCATACCATGCTTCACGCACCCCATTTGGTATGATGAAAGACTTTTGGGCCTGCACCGGTTCGGTTGCATTGCGCATGCGAAACCGCTGGAGATTTTGATCACAAGGCCACCAGATGCGAGGGGGTCCATTTCAAAAGAATGCCAATCTTCTAAGGGAACCGTTCTTCACTCAAAGCTAAACCCGGTTCTGGTGGCTCTCTAATCTAGAAATATTGAAATGAAGCTTCCAGCATCGTTCGCAGGGATAATGAGACATTTGCTCTCCCCGCGGCTAAAAGGCCAAAGATTTTCTACCCAAAACTTCCTCATATTCTTTTGCGACACCCCCGCTCTCTTCTTTGGAATTCGAGCTATATTCAATGATCCGCCGAAGTCTCGCTTCCGATAAATGGTTCCACGCATGATGACTGCGAACGACAAGTGGCCGTTTTCTGTTGTGATGCAGGGGGAAGGGAGCCATCCATTCCCCGCATACAATTAGGAAAATGCTACCCATGACGAGAGCGAAAGGTGCGTATATAATTGCTATCGAAAAGCTTTTTCCTTCCTCCATCTCTTTATTTGCAGACTTGAGGGTCCGTGTCACGCGGCTACGaaagcttttcttgaaacCTTTCAAAGCTCCGTCAATCTTGGTGTTTTCGACTCGATAGTTTATTACTTGAAACAAAGATATATTGCAGCACAATCGCAGAGCAAGCCTGTCGATAGCAAGGCGTAATATTAACTACCCTTActgagtactccgtaggtgGTTCCCTTAAAACTGGGGGGAAGGGGTTCGAGGAAAATTATTCCATTCTCGCACTGGCGATGTATATCCGCGGTATTATATGCACCGAAAGTAGTCGGTGATTGGCTAACTTTCGAAATTGCAGACTGGATCTCGAAGCTTCCAGCCTTCGATTAACAAAACCGTGCTGAGTCCTGGCCAAGCACCCGAATTATTACATACCTTGGCTAAAATTCCTCAAAGGCGGACACGTCTTTCCCCACGTTTCTCGCTCGGGACAATCTTGCCTATTATTACAAGGGGGTCATGAAATATAACGGAAAAGAAACTTCAGGCACAACACATAGCCCGAGTCGTCGTGTTGCCTGCAGCATTCCTGTTCGTCTCGTATATGCAGGGGATGCCGCGAAAGGCGCTGGAAGTTTTCTTGAGAGAGATCTCAAACCACCTCCGCATCGACATGCGAGAGACGTTTCTGTGAAGAATCGTCCCAACTTTAAGAAAAGGGCGAGGCTTGAACACGTCTTTCGCCTTGGCTAACCCGGAAATCATGCGGGAAGACGCGTTGGCTTGCCATCCGTCCAACTCCGGAGAGGGCCGCTATAGTGTGCTATTATTAGAAGCAACACTTTTGGGAAGCATCTTCTCTTTTCGTGTTTTTTCGTGGCTCCCGCTCCGAGTTAGAGCGTAGTCCTGTTGCCGATTTTTAGCACGTCCCCATGTCCATGTTTCTCTGTAGCGTAGTCTCATGACTCCAAGCGAAACCGCCAAATGAAGGTAAATCGGCTCCACAAGGCTGAGAAACAGAATAAAAAGCAAATGTTGCACGCCAAAAGGGGTGCGGAAAGGCTGGCGAGGTGGTACAAGACAAGCCCTCGCGATATTCCAGAAAAAATCCTACCAACCTCGAAATCGCGACGAGAGCCCGAGACTAGTGAGTTAACTAACCCGTTTTCCTACATATGTGTTATGAGAACTGTCTCCCCACTTCCTATGTAATGCTTTATCTCTTTAGCTGATGGTCAATgcgaagaggaaaaaaacaatttcaCGATATGCCGTCGCCGTGTCGATCATTGCTCATGCGCTTTAACTTCATTTCCATGACATAGTCCCGGCGCGTTTTCCGTCTCCATGACAAGGACTGACTCAAACTGGCCGCAAAATCAAGTCAGACCAAAGTTCAAAATGCCACTACGTCAATAGATAACTGCTCCCCCCAAAAAAGTTGCCTTTTCCAAACAATCAATGAACCACTTCCCGAGTCCTCCTTCAGCTTTTGGGCCAATTTCAGGGTTTCTTCAGTTCTGAGCATAGATTGGCGAAAGAAATATTGAGCGGCTATCGCGGATTAGCCCCGTGGCCCTTATCGTCGCACAAGAGCAGTATTCGATGGCTCAAGGAGGTAATTACACGctgactactccgtatatcaACTCAAATGTAGCCATCTTTAACGAACACGATTTGACCCCTATCAACCTGTAAGAACTGATTCGCTTGCCAGCCTTAGCCACGGCCCATCAACAGTCGGTTCCCGAAGCAGGTACACGCGGGTACTCAAGCAGTTCTGCAAGGGCAATCACCCGCATGCAGCGTGTTAGCACGCTTGCATGCATGCATGCCTGCATCACAAATGTATCCCAACATGCGGCTGATGAAACTCCTCGCTCAATCTCATGGCGTGATCTTGCAAGTGAGTCAGTCCTCTGTCCTCTGTGCGGAGTAAGACAATGTAATTCGCCACGCATACCATCCCATCGCAGGAATTTCTAGATTTTCCACCTTTCAAAGAGAGGGACCCGAGTCAAGCGAAATTGAAACCGTTTCACCCCAGCAACCCTGGAAATAGACTATGTACCCCGGCCTGGGGCCCCTGGTCAACCACTTACCTAATAATTTTGGGGATGTTGGCTgtcttcatcgtcatctGACTAGTCAACTAACGAAGAGAGAAGTTGGAAATGCGAATCATCTTTGCCCTTAATAGTCGTCAAGGGGCATCGTATATCGCTTTGCGGCGAGACGTACTCTACATACGTATGTACACTGGATGGAAAAGTTCGCTGGGAAACCGGCTTCGTTTCCCCGAACGGAAtaagttgaaaaaaaaatctgGACCTTACCTCTGGCCGCGAGTCAAGCTGACAATGACGCCGAAATTGCCCATGCTCTCTCGTCTCACACTTAAGACACTCAGCTATTAAGTACGTGGTAGCAAGGGGGCCGAGAAAGTCCGTGCTCAAGGAAAGCTtctccatacggagtacttcatTCTCGAAGGTTGCTGCTAAATCTTGAAAGAGTGGGAAAAAGAGCCCTATTTAAATTAGGCACTCTGAAATATGTCTGAAACATACGCCATTTATCAGGGATGCTTGGGTTGTGCTTAACTAAATAAACCTGGGATGGAGAGCTTCCAAAAAGGCCAAAAGGCGGACAACCCACTCACCGCACCGGACACTCCGATGCCTGACCAATTCGTCTCTTATCCGGTTCAACAACATCATCGACGGTATCATCATCTCTCCCCAACCAGATGTATAACACATATTACATAAGAAAGCACCAGTTGTTTCACCCTATCTACCTACTCTTCTGCCTATGGAATCCTCGCATAAACAGCCGGGAATCATCGAAGTGGCGACGATGCATCCAAAAACGTAAAGGGAATC
This window harbors:
- a CDS encoding uncharacterized protein (EggNog:ENOG410PNB1~COG:S~BUSCO:12334at33183) encodes the protein MRPLNSNIPAFNLTISTLLRQPSYLLPNYTIPTLLDLPHDLGPHLLPPSSTATHRRPPPTIRALVLDKDNTFTPPNTLSIPPSYLSKLHALRTDPSSPFNLTHNPHGILIVSNTSGSNPDQPIYAAEATTLESHLHDLRIPVFRSPPLQHHPGGHKTPLKKPFSFPAVLKYLMARNVVESPAEIAVVGDRLGTDVLMASLMGAWSVWVRDGVTEGGKGEGRGRQGVDYRGVLAKLEARLEAYLRRRGVKPSVPKGWEGAD
- a CDS encoding uncharacterized protein (EggNog:ENOG410PJTV~COG:K~BUSCO:7351at33183); protein product: MSLKQESQSISAPSGAPAPPVAPAMANAPTNSGASGPATSVQQQQQQQQQQRPSRRPPRKSTLTQQQKNHKRQRATQDQLVTLEMEFNKNPTPTAAVRERIAEEINMTERSVQIWFQNRRAKIKMIAKRGIETGEDCDSVPESMRQYLALHWDPSKSRNLFNRGYGSGDPMLNAPTSSSKIVISHFSCRSLRVGTWRRVGQNTMDLVIFYSPDKSCMTYYINNDSAGYKIEYPFSYIKNIALEPAEPGPTGDATPPKFGGIVIELNRPPNFYMDSSNSGGFYQCGDFTEDQQATKSLVHHLGGGHPKVLSVQLAKLVSLESFQNRHIHYGFTGFASAPVSPHIIHRPASQPNQMARRQSAIYQENHFGMGLHPPRGHKRQRSRSVPVPVDFSAMQTPMPSFHVQNPSTQFQPNPNIFAPVPQTHIPVNGVAGALQVDTSAGYNLDFHNYPMSAATASPPEFASPSLFATTAPPDQPQTTHLGAPYNVPFLSPSSMVDHGNVIAHSASPLSHVSQAEPSIADQSPPLTTTQRSSPAEMFPVSNDPASSLPDDGLLLSEMYSKQNLNVSMPSPPMDDTTFALTLQGLHDQGASDNGVDFHGMLSFDTVDPMSLGADS
- the SMD3 gene encoding small nuclear ribonucleoprotein Sm D3 (EggNog:ENOG410PP13~COG:A~BUSCO:16291at33183), which produces MGKLTSTIGIPIKLLNEAQGHVVTLEITSGQVYRGKLLEAEDNMNVQLKDITVTARDGRVSHLDQVYIRGSHVRFFIVPDMLRNAPMFRTRGQRGRGVGLARGRATVNRARGQRRG